The following are encoded together in the Oceanobacillus zhaokaii genome:
- a CDS encoding Gfo/Idh/MocA family protein — protein sequence MKIGMISFAHSHAFSYAHALTQLDGVEIAGIADENEERGKRVSSQFNTEYYQNYEDLLDQSIDAVIISSENSKHYEHVVAAAKKGKHILCEKPLAHTIEDAQKIIDVCKEHNVILQTAFPVRFNTPVVKAKQIIESGQLGKIVAIKGTNRGTNPGGWFVDPAKSGGGAVIDHTVHVVDIIRWYTGVEVKEVYAEVGNLISDYDVDDCGLLTMEFDNNMFATLDCSWSRNDKYPTWGDVTLEIVGTSGTLTVDAFEQKINVYNEDGARFNFWGDNMDMGLVEDFITSVRTGKAPSITGEDGLKALAVAIAAYESSKKQEPVKVN from the coding sequence ATGAAAATCGGAATGATAAGTTTTGCTCATAGTCATGCGTTCAGTTATGCGCATGCATTAACGCAATTGGATGGAGTAGAAATAGCTGGAATAGCGGATGAGAATGAAGAACGCGGGAAGAGGGTTTCTTCCCAGTTTAATACAGAATACTATCAGAACTACGAGGATCTGTTGGATCAATCGATTGATGCGGTAATCATCAGCTCTGAGAACAGCAAACACTATGAGCATGTGGTTGCTGCAGCAAAAAAAGGCAAACATATTTTATGTGAAAAACCATTGGCACATACAATTGAAGATGCCCAAAAAATCATTGATGTGTGCAAGGAACATAATGTGATATTGCAGACAGCATTTCCTGTCAGATTTAACACACCGGTTGTGAAGGCGAAGCAGATAATTGAAAGCGGACAGCTAGGAAAAATTGTTGCAATCAAGGGCACAAACCGCGGTACAAATCCTGGGGGATGGTTTGTTGACCCAGCAAAATCCGGCGGGGGAGCAGTAATTGATCATACAGTCCATGTAGTCGATATTATTCGCTGGTACACTGGCGTTGAAGTAAAAGAAGTGTATGCAGAAGTCGGAAATCTGATTTCGGATTATGATGTCGATGACTGTGGGCTGCTGACAATGGAATTTGATAATAATATGTTTGCAACATTGGACTGCAGCTGGTCAAGAAATGACAAATATCCTACATGGGGAGATGTCACACTGGAGATTGTTGGAACCAGTGGAACGCTTACTGTAGACGCATTTGAGCAAAAAATAAATGTTTACAATGAAGATGGTGCACGGTTTAATTTCTGGGGAGACAACATGGATATGGGGTTGGTTGAAGATTTTATCACCAGTGTACGCACAGGGAAAGCCCCTTCCATTACTGGTGAAGACGGGCTAAAAGCTTTAGCAGTAGCTATTGCTGCATATGAGTCATCAAAGAAGCAGGAACCAGTAAAAGTAAATTAA
- a CDS encoding sugar phosphate isomerase/epimerase family protein, translating to MLKGINQWCYPEGTPLEQVFAYSRDAGFDAVELNLNPAGDVGLKMDTTAAEAKEIVQLASSYNLKLRSLSTSLLWKSPLSDPSENVREQGRKVVEKQIELAAAMNVDTILVVPGVVDENTSYVDCYNRSQEVLKKIIPFAEEHHVHIGIENVWNKFLLSPLEMARYIDELNSDYVGAYFDVGNVLQFGYPEQWIRILGKRIRKVHVKDFSTAVGNITGFVPLLAGDVNWKEVYKALVEIGYDDTITAELSPHLIDPCSLAFDTANHMERVIKYGEEYLSKDGVQR from the coding sequence ATGTTAAAAGGAATTAATCAGTGGTGCTATCCAGAGGGAACCCCGCTTGAACAAGTATTTGCATACAGCCGTGATGCAGGGTTCGATGCTGTTGAACTAAATCTGAATCCTGCTGGTGATGTTGGCTTGAAGATGGATACTACAGCAGCAGAGGCAAAGGAGATTGTCCAGCTTGCATCATCATATAATTTAAAATTGCGAAGTCTTTCCACCTCATTATTATGGAAATCCCCACTTTCTGATCCAAGTGAGAATGTACGGGAGCAGGGGAGAAAAGTTGTAGAGAAACAAATTGAATTGGCAGCAGCAATGAATGTGGATACAATTCTTGTCGTTCCTGGTGTAGTGGATGAAAATACATCATATGTCGACTGTTATAACCGAAGCCAGGAAGTATTAAAGAAAATCATACCTTTCGCAGAAGAGCATCATGTACATATCGGCATAGAAAATGTCTGGAACAAATTTTTATTATCCCCTCTTGAGATGGCACGTTATATTGATGAGCTAAATTCCGATTATGTTGGTGCATATTTCGATGTTGGAAATGTACTGCAGTTCGGCTACCCAGAACAATGGATTCGCATTTTGGGTAAACGTATCCGAAAGGTGCATGTAAAAGACTTCAGCACTGCTGTCGGTAACATTACTGGTTTTGTACCTTTGCTGGCAGGTGATGTTAATTGGAAGGAAGTATACAAAGCACTGGTGGAAATAGGATATGATGATACGATTACAGCCGAACTGAGCCCTCATCTTATTGATCCTTGCTCACTAGCTTTTGATACGGCGAATCATATGGAAAGAGTAATAAAGTATGGTGAAGAATATTTGAGCAAAGATGGGGTCCAAAGGTGA